The following coding sequences are from one Paenibacillus sp. FSL R5-0912 window:
- a CDS encoding peptidylprolyl isomerase translates to MSLNKKPWKVLLVSLVAAVSFSMLAACSSNSGDDTAVATYNGGTITAKEFDLDTRVMKFLSPQQAQYLEIDMFKESILKQEVAFEHLAGQATDEAKKAAEKEVDTQIETIKSSLGDSYKSSLKEQDLSESDLRSYMQRVLTVYQDMLLKVTDEQVKTEYEAIKADFTVATLRHVLVGLTDGDGKERADADALKRANEAKAKLDGGADFAAVAKEYSDDTSTKDTGGLYKDEPLSKYVEEFKAAAQTLPLNTISDPVKSSYGYHVIKVEARKETTFDTLTAEQLETVKSSAASTSLESFLEKDLDSLKIEINLPKSTAAADEPGTAATPAPADATPAPAATEAAK, encoded by the coding sequence ATGTCGTTAAATAAAAAACCATGGAAAGTGCTGCTGGTCTCACTGGTTGCAGCAGTTTCCTTCTCAATGCTTGCTGCCTGCAGCAGCAACAGCGGCGATGATACAGCGGTGGCAACTTATAATGGCGGAACGATTACTGCGAAGGAATTCGATCTGGATACCCGCGTAATGAAATTCCTGTCTCCGCAGCAGGCGCAGTATCTGGAGATTGATATGTTCAAGGAGTCTATCCTGAAGCAGGAGGTCGCGTTTGAACATCTGGCTGGCCAGGCAACGGATGAGGCGAAGAAGGCAGCAGAGAAAGAGGTCGATACACAGATTGAGACGATCAAGAGCAGTCTGGGCGACTCCTATAAAAGCTCTCTGAAGGAGCAGGATCTAAGCGAATCGGACCTGCGTTCTTATATGCAGCGGGTGCTTACCGTTTATCAGGACATGCTGCTCAAAGTAACGGACGAGCAGGTGAAGACAGAGTACGAAGCGATTAAAGCTGATTTCACCGTGGCTACACTGCGTCATGTGCTGGTTGGCTTGACGGATGGTGACGGCAAGGAGCGTGCGGATGCAGATGCGCTGAAGCGTGCCAATGAAGCGAAAGCGAAGCTGGACGGCGGTGCAGACTTTGCAGCCGTTGCCAAGGAATATTCGGATGATACCAGTACGAAGGATACCGGGGGCTTATATAAGGATGAGCCGCTGTCCAAGTACGTAGAAGAGTTCAAAGCCGCAGCCCAGACGCTGCCGCTTAATACGATTAGTGATCCGGTGAAGAGCAGCTACGGATATCACGTCATTAAAGTTGAAGCCCGCAAGGAGACAACCTTCGACACGCTGACGGCAGAGCAGCTGGAGACTGTTAAGAGCTCAGCAGCTTCCACCAGCCTGGAGTCGTTCCTCGAAAAGGATCTGGATAGCCTGAAGATTGAGATCAACCTGCCGAAGAGCACCGCCGCAGCCGATGAACCGGGAACAGCAGCTACTCCAGCCCCGGCTGATGCCACACCAGCTCCGGCCGCTACAGAAGCAGCCAAATAA
- the spoVT gene encoding stage V sporulation protein T gives MKATGIVRRIDDLGRVVIPKEIRRTLRIREGDPLEIFVDRDGEVILKKYSPIGELGDFAKEYAESLFEGTGHITMITDRDTFIALAGGSKKDYLEKQVGVLLEKVMESRKTVLETNGGSYDISKDHTELLSSYVAAPIISGGDPIGCVVLLNKDDTVKMAQMEVKMAETAAAFLGKQMEQ, from the coding sequence ATGAAAGCTACTGGAATTGTACGCCGTATTGATGACCTCGGACGAGTTGTTATCCCTAAAGAGATTAGACGCACCTTGCGCATTCGGGAAGGAGACCCTCTGGAAATCTTCGTCGACCGTGATGGTGAAGTTATATTGAAAAAGTATTCTCCGATTGGCGAGCTGGGTGATTTCGCGAAAGAATACGCGGAGTCACTGTTTGAGGGAACAGGGCATATTACGATGATTACGGACCGGGACACCTTCATCGCACTCGCCGGCGGCTCCAAGAAGGATTATTTGGAGAAGCAGGTTGGCGTGCTGCTGGAGAAGGTAATGGAAAGCCGTAAAACGGTGCTTGAGACGAATGGGGGCAGCTACGACATCAGCAAAGACCACACGGAGCTGCTATCCAGCTATGTGGCAGCACCCATTATCTCCGGCGGAGATCCAATCGGCTGTGTAGTACTGCTGAATAAGGATGACACGGTGAAAATGGCGCAGATGGAAGTGAAGATGGCTGAAACAGCCGCAGCCTTCCTGGGCAAGCAGATGGAGCAGTAA
- a CDS encoding putative polysaccharide biosynthesis protein → MKSDTQGSKLLQGAFILSAAAIFSKLIGTLQKIPLQNLGGDAAFGIYNTVYPLYTILVTVAMLGLPAAISRFVAEASAAQDDQEGRRVLRLSAGITAVSGLILGILVYTGAPVIAVWVGNSHITSALRSSAWGLAVVPLMAALRGYFQGLHNMMPTAVSQVVEQSVRVAVMIALLLYLTAAGADAAGIAAGALLGPAGGGLAGLAVMLLYWRTYRRSGLKAAMLQVPARGKPAAAEVHPERETNVRKLLAYGLPVMLGALAMPLIGLVDVFTVPRLLTGSGSSETAAMAQFGIYNRGLPLVQIVTMLATSLSVVFIPALAEAKFQRNEELIRTRITLSLRWFWLLGLAASVGLAVLAEPVNTALYGDAAGSGAMTWLAFTAAGGTVSIISAALLQGLGAVRAPALHLLAAAALKAALNLLLVPQQGITGAAIAGVAAHLFAAALNVLLLYRQGYLRLRFADALLKPAALLAGLGLVAAAVSLAAGRAADAAGFGGGRTAALAQSLLGVLAGCAVFALGAVALRLLSENELRQLPGFGPRLADKLKKLRLFP, encoded by the coding sequence ATGAAATCGGACACCCAAGGCTCGAAGCTGCTGCAAGGTGCATTTATTCTTAGCGCGGCAGCTATTTTCTCAAAACTGATCGGTACCCTGCAGAAGATTCCGCTGCAGAACCTGGGCGGTGACGCAGCATTCGGTATCTACAATACGGTCTATCCGCTATATACGATCCTGGTCACGGTGGCCATGCTGGGATTGCCTGCAGCCATCTCCCGGTTCGTGGCAGAGGCATCTGCTGCGCAGGATGACCAGGAAGGACGGCGGGTGCTGCGCCTGTCAGCGGGCATTACAGCAGTCTCCGGACTGATTCTCGGGATTCTGGTCTATACCGGAGCACCGGTTATTGCTGTGTGGGTCGGCAATTCCCATATTACCTCCGCTCTGCGCAGCAGTGCCTGGGGACTGGCAGTAGTACCGCTGATGGCCGCACTGCGCGGTTACTTCCAGGGGCTGCATAATATGATGCCAACCGCTGTGTCACAGGTCGTAGAGCAGTCGGTGCGTGTGGCAGTCATGATCGCACTGCTGCTCTATCTGACAGCGGCCGGTGCCGATGCGGCAGGTATTGCCGCCGGCGCATTGCTCGGTCCTGCGGGCGGAGGATTGGCAGGTCTGGCCGTTATGCTCCTCTATTGGCGCACTTACCGCCGCAGCGGGCTGAAGGCCGCTATGCTTCAGGTTCCCGCCAGAGGGAAGCCAGCCGCAGCTGAAGTCCACCCGGAACGCGAGACGAATGTCCGTAAGCTGCTGGCTTACGGACTGCCGGTGATGCTGGGCGCTCTGGCTATGCCGCTGATCGGCCTGGTGGATGTGTTCACGGTTCCCCGTCTGCTGACGGGAAGCGGCAGCAGCGAGACGGCCGCTATGGCCCAGTTCGGCATCTATAACCGCGGACTGCCGCTCGTCCAGATCGTAACCATGCTGGCCACCTCATTGTCGGTAGTATTCATTCCGGCCCTGGCGGAAGCGAAATTCCAGCGGAACGAGGAACTTATCCGCACACGCATCACGTTGTCGCTGCGCTGGTTCTGGCTCCTCGGCTTGGCCGCGTCCGTAGGCCTGGCCGTCCTTGCAGAGCCCGTTAACACGGCTCTGTACGGGGACGCTGCCGGCAGCGGCGCGATGACCTGGCTGGCCTTCACCGCCGCCGGCGGCACGGTCAGCATCATCTCCGCCGCGCTGCTGCAGGGCCTTGGCGCCGTGCGTGCGCCGGCGCTGCACCTTCTGGCCGCCGCTGCGCTTAAGGCGGCCCTGAACCTGCTGCTGGTCCCGCAGCAGGGCATTACCGGTGCGGCCATCGCCGGCGTGGCCGCACATCTCTTCGCAGCAGCGCTGAACGTGCTGCTGCTCTACCGCCAGGGCTATCTGCGGCTGCGCTTCGCAGATGCCCTGCTGAAGCCCGCGGCGCTGCTCGCGGGCCTGGGGCTGGTTGCCGCGGCCGTGAGCCTCGCCGCGGGCAGAGCGGCGGACGCGGCCGGCTTCGGCGGCGGGCGGACCGCTGCGCTGGCGCAGAGCCTGCTCGGCGTGCTCGCAGGCTGCGCCGTCTTCGCACTCGGCGCAGTGGCGCTGCGGCTGCTCAGCGAGAACGAGCTGCGCCAGCTTCCGGGCTTCGGCCCCCGGCTGGCGGACAAGCTGAAGAAGCTGCGCCTGTTCCCTTAA
- the mazG gene encoding nucleoside triphosphate pyrophosphohydrolase: MSAILTVVGLGSGNPDRLTLGIIKKLKAASAVYVRTAEHPAMAALAEFEISSESFDGLYESLSSFPEVYEAITATLIEKAAAAPQGTEIVYAVPGHPMVAEAAVSLLRQRCPEARIELNILGGESFLDEAFVRLGFDPIEGFQLLDASGIRSSQLHPELHTLIGQVYDSFTASETKLCLMELYPPEYEVVVGHALGVEGEEQILRVPLYELDRLDGYGNLSLVYVPINPAEDARKRTFARLHEIVDILRSPEGCPWDREQTHESLRKNLIEETYEVLETIDEDDPDHMKEELGDLLLQIMLHAQMEEELGTFSVYDVIEGLNEKLIFRHPHVFGDRVAGNAEEALQNWDGMKAEEKRRKGVKPEALSALSGVPRDLPALMKAYKLQKKASKVGFDWDNTGDVLAKIREEVDELQEAIETGLSAEEQMLELGDLLFAATNVARFIDADPEEALTRTNRKFISRFQYIEQRLLDRGTSVQDSSLEEMEALWQEAKTEERSQ, from the coding sequence ATGAGCGCAATACTAACGGTGGTCGGCCTCGGGTCCGGTAATCCGGACCGGCTGACACTGGGCATTATCAAGAAGCTCAAGGCGGCATCCGCCGTTTACGTGCGGACCGCAGAGCATCCCGCCATGGCTGCACTGGCTGAGTTTGAGATTTCTTCGGAGTCTTTCGACGGGCTGTATGAATCGTTATCCTCCTTCCCTGAGGTCTACGAAGCCATTACGGCAACCCTGATTGAGAAGGCAGCGGCGGCTCCGCAAGGCACAGAAATCGTCTATGCCGTGCCGGGACATCCCATGGTTGCTGAAGCCGCTGTATCCCTGCTGCGACAACGCTGCCCGGAGGCCCGCATTGAGCTGAATATCCTCGGCGGGGAAAGCTTCCTCGATGAGGCATTCGTCCGTCTGGGCTTTGATCCGATTGAAGGATTTCAGCTGCTGGATGCTTCGGGCATCCGCAGCTCCCAGCTCCACCCGGAGCTGCACACACTGATCGGGCAGGTCTATGACAGCTTCACTGCGTCAGAAACCAAGCTCTGCCTGATGGAGCTGTATCCGCCGGAGTATGAAGTAGTTGTCGGACATGCTCTCGGTGTAGAGGGTGAGGAGCAGATTCTGCGTGTGCCGCTGTATGAGCTGGACCGGCTGGACGGATACGGCAACCTCTCGCTGGTGTATGTTCCAATCAACCCTGCAGAGGATGCGCGAAAGCGTACGTTTGCCCGGCTGCATGAGATTGTCGATATTTTGCGGAGTCCGGAAGGCTGTCCCTGGGACCGTGAGCAGACCCATGAATCCTTGCGCAAGAACCTGATCGAAGAGACCTATGAGGTGCTGGAAACGATCGACGAGGATGACCCGGACCATATGAAGGAAGAGCTGGGCGACCTGCTGCTCCAGATTATGCTTCATGCCCAGATGGAAGAGGAGCTCGGTACATTTAGCGTCTATGATGTGATTGAAGGCCTGAATGAGAAGCTGATCTTCCGCCATCCGCATGTCTTCGGCGACCGTGTTGCCGGCAATGCCGAGGAGGCGCTGCAGAACTGGGACGGCATGAAGGCCGAAGAGAAGCGGCGCAAAGGCGTGAAGCCTGAAGCGCTATCCGCGCTCAGCGGGGTTCCCCGTGACCTGCCTGCACTGATGAAGGCTTACAAGCTGCAGAAGAAGGCCTCCAAGGTGGGATTCGATTGGGATAATACCGGAGATGTCCTAGCCAAAATCCGTGAAGAGGTCGACGAACTGCAGGAAGCGATTGAAACGGGGCTGTCTGCCGAGGAGCAGATGCTGGAGCTGGGTGATCTGCTGTTCGCGGCAACTAATGTAGCCCGCTTCATCGATGCCGATCCGGAGGAAGCGCTGACCCGCACAAACCGCAAGTTTATCTCCCGGTTCCAGTACATTGAGCAGCGGCTGCTTGATAGAGGTACTAGTGTTCAAGACAGTAGTCTGGAAGAGATGGAGGCTCTCTGGCAGGAAGCCAAGACAGAAGAGCGGAGCCAGTAG
- a CDS encoding HU family DNA-binding protein: protein MNKTDLVNNISEKSGLAKKDVEAVLNGVLGEITEALASGDKVQLIGFGTFETRKRSGRTGRNPQSGTPIEIPESTVPAFKAGNKLKEAVN, encoded by the coding sequence ATGAACAAGACAGATCTGGTAAACAACATTTCCGAAAAAAGCGGATTGGCCAAAAAAGATGTAGAAGCGGTACTCAATGGGGTTCTGGGCGAAATTACAGAAGCTCTGGCAAGCGGAGATAAAGTGCAGCTGATCGGATTCGGCACTTTTGAAACCCGCAAACGTTCCGGCCGTACCGGCCGTAACCCGCAATCGGGCACACCTATTGAAATCCCTGAATCGACTGTACCGGCCTTCAAGGCAGGTAACAAGCTTAAAGAAGCCGTTAACTAA
- a CDS encoding RNA-binding S4 domain-containing protein: MRLDKFLKVSRLIKRRTVAKDVSEQGRVLINGRESKPSSTVKIGDEITVQFGQKLVTVKVEKLVETTRKDEAAGMYTLLREEPVAKSTGLDW, from the coding sequence ATGCGTCTGGACAAGTTCCTGAAAGTTTCCCGTCTGATCAAGCGCCGCACCGTGGCCAAGGATGTGTCCGAACAGGGCCGGGTACTGATCAATGGACGGGAATCCAAACCGAGCAGCACTGTGAAGATCGGTGACGAGATTACCGTGCAGTTCGGCCAAAAGCTTGTGACGGTCAAAGTCGAAAAGCTGGTGGAGACCACCCGCAAGGACGAGGCCGCCGGAATGTATACCCTGCTCCGTGAAGAGCCTGTGGCCAAAAGCACCGGACTCGACTGGTAA
- the yabP gene encoding sporulation protein YabP — MIEPAKVNKQHDLHMHSRKQVELTGVQNVESFDSEEFLLRTELGHLTIRGSHLHIKNLSLENGLLSLEGNVHSLIYLDPGTQDKNKGILRKLFK, encoded by the coding sequence ATGATCGAGCCAGCCAAAGTCAATAAACAACATGATCTGCACATGCACAGCCGTAAACAGGTCGAACTTACGGGCGTGCAGAATGTAGAGAGCTTTGACAGCGAGGAGTTTCTGCTACGTACGGAACTCGGCCATCTCACCATTCGGGGAAGTCATTTACATATCAAAAATTTGAGTCTGGAGAATGGATTGTTGTCACTTGAAGGCAATGTTCATTCCCTGATTTATCTGGATCCCGGTACGCAGGACAAAAATAAAGGGATTCTCCGTAAGCTGTTCAAATGA
- the yabQ gene encoding spore cortex biosynthesis protein YabQ, with protein sequence MNPAVQWITLLYMVLAGTTMGLAYDSYRVLSLKLSFPKWLNALLDLLYWIAAALFVFRMLYAGNQGQLRFYVFLGLFLGVWIYFLIFSVTVRRFVLMLIQSVQYTCRLLWRCIEIVIGWPLLWLWRLVKGTLLLLGRILLYIFKLLLRLTKPIWVLPVRWVSPYLSRFYHSPRVVRITKWISGWRKR encoded by the coding sequence ATGAATCCCGCGGTCCAATGGATCACCCTGCTCTATATGGTGCTGGCCGGCACAACCATGGGACTGGCCTATGACAGCTACCGGGTGCTGTCGCTGAAGCTGAGCTTTCCCAAATGGCTGAATGCGCTGCTGGATTTGCTGTACTGGATAGCAGCTGCCCTGTTCGTCTTTCGCATGCTTTATGCCGGAAATCAGGGACAATTGAGGTTTTATGTCTTTCTCGGACTCTTTCTAGGTGTATGGATCTATTTTTTGATCTTCAGTGTTACGGTGCGGCGTTTTGTGTTAATGTTAATTCAGTCGGTTCAGTATACGTGCAGGCTGCTATGGAGATGTATTGAGATCGTGATCGGATGGCCGCTTCTCTGGCTGTGGCGCCTTGTAAAGGGAACGCTGCTGCTGCTCGGCCGGATCCTACTCTATATTTTCAAGCTGCTGCTGCGTCTAACCAAGCCAATCTGGGTACTTCCTGTAAGGTGGGTCTCTCCGTATCTTTCCCGGTTCTATCATAGTCCCAGGGTAGTGAGGATCACTAAATGGATATCGGGATGGCGGAAACGCTGA
- a CDS encoding FtsB family cell division protein yields the protein MNRFSAEEKNNNNKASAAGAKRRKFIWIFVVAVFFGWAGFTFFAQSSAIADKTEQLAKKQQSNESVTASLNQLKYEVSRLNNDEYIGQLARKWYNMYPEGESPIRTEQSE from the coding sequence ATGAACAGATTCTCTGCGGAAGAGAAGAATAATAACAATAAGGCTTCGGCCGCAGGCGCGAAGAGAAGAAAGTTTATATGGATTTTTGTAGTGGCGGTATTCTTCGGCTGGGCCGGGTTTACTTTCTTTGCCCAGAGTTCAGCTATTGCCGACAAGACTGAACAGCTTGCGAAGAAGCAGCAGAGCAATGAAAGCGTCACAGCTTCGCTCAACCAACTGAAATATGAAGTCTCGCGGCTGAATAATGATGAGTATATCGGACAATTAGCGCGTAAATGGTATAATATGTATCCAGAAGGTGAATCACCTATCCGCACAGAGCAATCTGAGTAA
- a CDS encoding S1 domain-containing RNA-binding protein translates to MAIEVGTKLEGKVTGITHFGAFVDLSGGVTGLVHISEIADNYVKDVNDHLKIADVVTVKVINVDKDGKIGLSIKQAVDKPASEVRPPRAPRPERPSGGDRFGGGGGSGGGGGGGFNRERGGRPFKPAAGKPSFEDKMSRFLKDSEERISSIKKNTEGKRGGRGAKRV, encoded by the coding sequence ATGGCAATTGAAGTGGGCACCAAGTTAGAGGGCAAGGTGACAGGCATCACGCATTTCGGAGCATTTGTGGATCTGTCAGGAGGTGTCACAGGTCTCGTTCACATCTCGGAGATCGCCGATAACTACGTCAAGGATGTTAACGATCATTTGAAGATTGCGGATGTAGTAACCGTCAAGGTGATCAATGTTGACAAGGACGGCAAGATCGGACTTTCCATTAAGCAGGCCGTTGATAAGCCGGCGTCGGAAGTACGTCCCCCCAGAGCTCCAAGACCAGAACGTCCAAGCGGTGGAGACCGTTTCGGCGGTGGTGGCGGCAGTGGCGGAGGCGGCGGTGGTGGATTCAATCGTGAACGGGGTGGGCGTCCATTCAAGCCTGCAGCCGGTAAACCTTCATTCGAGGATAAAATGTCACGCTTCCTGAAAGACAGCGAAGAACGGATATCTTCGATCAAGAAGAACACAGAAGGAAAGCGCGGTGGCCGTGGAGCCAAGCGCGTATAA
- the spoIIE gene encoding stage II sporulation protein E yields the protein MSKSNVVNLPEWTRAGSKDKVQKEAWSTRLKAWSMRQPVLQFIAVKKWALLLSLMGFLLGRAMILDELTPFAAAYFAVIVFMRRDSTLPVAAAILLGSLFTPFPGAIVVAAELIIFYLIYKGMENFQRVDLSYAPLMVFVASFMVGLFRVVIGPTLAWYPLMMATIDALLGFVLTLVFLQALPVFTYKQKSRALRNEEVLCLIILLASVMTGLVGWTVNGLSLEHILSRFLILLFALAGGAPLGAAVGVVTGLILSLADVSAIYQMSLLAFSGMLAGMMQSGRKGAVSIGMLLGSTILSVYFMGPGDVMNSTWETCAAVVLFLLTPKGIISAIAKYVPGTADHSRSQHEYARRVRDITADRVTQFSQVFRQLSSSFGQIPRATEAGKSDREMEDFMKTVTEGACAGCIRRTHCWDAKFYQTYRYMTDMMTTVEECPDITAAQLPPEWNRICGKTGEVLEVMKGQYELYQHDMRWKRQIYDSRQFVAEQLSGVSQVMEDLAKEIKREGQAMYRQEGQIREALEKLGLSIHTIEILSLDPGRVEIEVVHAYTRGFDECRKMIAPLLSDILEENIAVVSETAVHPREGLSMVTFGSAKAYEINTGVAGAAKGGDIMSGDSFSTVELGNGTFAVSISDGMGNGERARMESSAALSMLEKLLQSGMDEKLAVKSVNSILLLRSPDEFYATVDMALIDQYSAQTIFMKIASAPSFIRRGSEVIPVTASNLPIGIIKDIEVDLVTMQLRPGDILIMMTDGIYDAPGYAVNKEIWMKRLIQELEGDDPQDMADSLLDKVIRYQGNEIHDDMTIVVSRVDHFHPEWSSLHMPGVGRMERPRTVS from the coding sequence ATGAGTAAAAGCAATGTGGTGAATTTGCCGGAGTGGACAAGAGCAGGAAGCAAAGACAAGGTTCAGAAGGAAGCTTGGAGTACACGTCTGAAGGCGTGGAGTATGAGACAGCCGGTCCTCCAGTTCATCGCGGTCAAGAAGTGGGCACTGCTGCTGAGTCTGATGGGCTTTTTACTAGGCCGTGCCATGATTTTGGACGAGCTGACTCCCTTTGCTGCCGCTTATTTCGCCGTCATTGTATTTATGCGCAGGGACTCTACGCTGCCTGTGGCTGCGGCTATTCTTCTCGGAAGTCTGTTTACCCCGTTTCCCGGTGCTATAGTGGTTGCCGCAGAGCTGATTATCTTTTATCTGATTTACAAAGGAATGGAGAACTTCCAGCGGGTGGATCTGTCCTATGCGCCGCTCATGGTATTCGTCGCTTCTTTTATGGTGGGACTGTTCCGGGTGGTAATCGGGCCGACGCTGGCCTGGTATCCGCTGATGATGGCAACGATTGATGCCTTGCTTGGGTTTGTGCTGACGCTCGTATTCCTGCAGGCGCTTCCAGTGTTCACTTATAAGCAAAAAAGCAGGGCGCTTCGCAATGAAGAGGTCCTCTGCCTGATTATTCTGCTGGCCTCCGTGATGACAGGCCTGGTCGGGTGGACGGTAAATGGCCTTTCTCTGGAGCATATTTTATCGCGTTTCCTCATTCTGCTCTTTGCCCTTGCCGGTGGAGCCCCGCTCGGGGCAGCCGTCGGTGTCGTCACCGGTCTGATCCTTAGTCTGGCTGATGTAAGTGCCATTTATCAGATGAGTCTGCTGGCCTTCTCCGGTATGCTGGCGGGAATGATGCAGTCCGGACGCAAAGGGGCCGTCTCAATCGGGATGCTGCTGGGTTCAACCATATTGTCGGTATATTTCATGGGACCAGGCGATGTGATGAATTCCACCTGGGAGACCTGCGCCGCCGTAGTGTTGTTTCTTTTGACACCTAAAGGCATTATTTCTGCCATTGCCAAATATGTACCGGGCACTGCTGATCATAGCCGCTCTCAACATGAATATGCCCGCAGAGTACGGGATATTACAGCAGACCGGGTTACCCAATTCTCTCAGGTATTCCGTCAGCTCTCCAGCAGCTTTGGTCAAATTCCCCGTGCCACGGAAGCCGGTAAAAGCGACCGTGAAATGGAGGACTTTATGAAAACGGTAACGGAAGGAGCCTGCGCCGGCTGCATCCGGCGTACCCACTGCTGGGATGCCAAGTTCTATCAGACATACAGATATATGACCGATATGATGACTACTGTGGAAGAATGCCCCGACATTACAGCGGCCCAGCTGCCTCCGGAATGGAACCGGATCTGCGGCAAGACGGGCGAAGTACTCGAAGTAATGAAGGGCCAATATGAACTCTATCAGCATGATATGCGCTGGAAGCGGCAAATATACGACAGCCGCCAATTTGTTGCCGAACAATTATCCGGGGTCTCTCAGGTTATGGAGGATCTGGCGAAGGAGATCAAGCGGGAAGGCCAGGCGATGTACCGCCAGGAGGGACAGATCCGCGAGGCACTGGAGAAGCTGGGCCTGTCAATTCATACCATAGAAATTCTAAGCCTTGATCCCGGCCGGGTAGAGATTGAAGTGGTGCATGCTTATACCCGGGGCTTCGACGAATGCCGCAAAATGATTGCCCCGTTGCTCTCCGATATCCTGGAGGAGAATATTGCGGTGGTAAGTGAAACAGCGGTGCACCCGCGCGAAGGCTTATCTATGGTGACTTTTGGTTCAGCCAAGGCTTATGAAATTAACACAGGTGTAGCCGGTGCTGCCAAAGGAGGCGATATAATGTCCGGCGACAGCTTCAGTACGGTGGAGCTCGGAAATGGCACCTTTGCTGTGTCGATCAGTGATGGAATGGGCAACGGCGAGCGGGCCCGGATGGAGAGCAGTGCTGCGCTATCCATGCTGGAGAAGCTGCTGCAATCAGGGATGGATGAGAAGCTGGCGGTCAAATCTGTCAATTCGATTCTGCTGCTGCGTTCCCCGGATGAATTCTATGCGACCGTGGATATGGCGCTGATCGATCAATATTCGGCGCAGACCATCTTCATGAAGATTGCGTCAGCACCAAGCTTTATCCGGCGGGGAAGCGAGGTTATTCCGGTGACAGCCAGCAATCTGCCGATTGGAATTATTAAAGATATTGAAGTGGACCTGGTCACCATGCAGCTGCGTCCCGGAGATATTCTCATTATGATGACCGATGGTATTTATGATGCGCCCGGATATGCCGTTAATAAAGAGATATGGATGAAACGACTGATTCAGGAGCTGGAAGGCGATGATCCTCAGGATATGGCCGACAGCCTGCTGGATAAGGTAATCCGTTACCAGGGCAATGAGATCCATGATGATATGACGATTGTCGTCAGCCGTGTCGATCATTTCCATCCCGAGTGGTCCAGCCTGCATATGCCGGGAGTGGGCCGGATGGAGAGACCGCGCACAGTTAGTTAG
- a CDS encoding vWA domain-containing protein, with product MKQILLITDGCSNVGESPVLAAAHARQEGVTVNVVGVVDYGTIGELGSREIADIAKAGGGLSRIASTSQLAQTIQMMTRKTVVQTIQQAVNKEVKKILGEGSLEELPPQQRSQVVTVVDELTETSPLRIALLIDASASMKPKLGAVEDAIRDLALSLEAREGRSELAVFHFPGRTSSEDIVLDMDWTRNVSEVRSLFSRLKMRGATPTGPAIFKVLEHYRYDKLDEPRDYLVNGDDEAREGMIGGYVV from the coding sequence ATGAAGCAGATCCTACTCATTACTGACGGTTGTTCGAATGTGGGGGAAAGTCCGGTACTTGCGGCGGCGCATGCCCGGCAGGAGGGTGTTACGGTCAATGTCGTAGGTGTCGTGGACTATGGAACGATCGGTGAACTCGGAAGCCGGGAGATCGCTGATATTGCCAAAGCGGGAGGCGGACTCAGCCGGATTGCCTCAACGTCGCAGCTGGCACAGACCATTCAGATGATGACCCGCAAGACCGTGGTTCAGACGATCCAGCAGGCGGTTAATAAAGAGGTAAAAAAAATTCTCGGCGAGGGTTCCCTCGAAGAATTGCCTCCGCAGCAGCGGTCACAGGTGGTTACGGTTGTCGATGAGCTGACCGAGACTTCTCCGCTGCGTATTGCCCTATTAATTGATGCAAGTGCGAGCATGAAGCCCAAGCTGGGTGCCGTGGAGGATGCCATCCGTGATTTGGCTCTCAGTCTGGAGGCACGGGAAGGGCGGAGCGAGCTTGCCGTGTTCCATTTCCCCGGGCGTACCAGCAGTGAAGATATCGTGCTGGATATGGACTGGACGCGGAATGTATCGGAAGTCCGCTCACTGTTCTCCAGGCTGAAGATGCGGGGGGCTACTCCGACAGGACCGGCTATTTTCAAGGTGCTCGAACATTACCGTTATGATAAACTGGATGAACCTCGTGACTATCTTGTGAATGGAGATGACGAGGCAAGAGAAGGGATGATTGGTGGGTATGTCGTCTAA